The proteins below come from a single Longimicrobium sp. genomic window:
- a CDS encoding putative bifunctional diguanylate cyclase/phosphodiesterase encodes MSGAARTPNAERPRAQLPEKDVLTVRWLAILASVAVVGFGYVYRVVLPEAHDPWIYRFVVAGVCLLVAGMSFLPGRPGFIPAVYTLFGVITAWVVVLLGMNEFAPEYALGLVVIAAIISAVLRSTRALAVYGAATLAGVALVAARIPEPRVSPQLFGSYLVVILVLFYIVVRNRLRAEREIAASEERYALAAQGAHDGLWDWDLRRGVLYLSPRWKEIVGCEDGEIGSDPAGWFDRIHPDDRARVDADLFRRGQGAGALFESEHRVRHSDGGWRWVLVRGVWVTDSRGAIVRMAGSQTDISQRKHFEEQLLHDALHDSLTGLPNRALFLDRLERAIAHTHRHPERQFAVIFLDLDRFKVINDRVGHLAADQVLQAIAERLLRCLRAGDSVARLGGDEFALLLEDVDNPAVVAQRVQHELQAPFEVAGQQLGVTASLGIAISSTGFSRPVDVLRDADAAMYRAKARGRARVEIADAELHAHSLSQLELESQLREAVENGELRLHFQPIVVMETRELVGFEALLRWQHPGRGLIGPEEFIPLAEQTGMIMPVGRWALRDGCRQMREWRGAFPEAHRLWLSVNLSSRQFLHPQLVQEIHAVLAETGFPPDRLRLEITESVIMDDPATVTRVLQRLRESGIRVALDDFGTGYSSLAYLHRLPLDTLKIDRSFVHQMHTDPALQAVIQTVISLSDSLRLDTVAEGVETDEDARALHRMGCRLGQGFLFSRPLAPADAGHILAALPAVLAAPQPPR; translated from the coding sequence GTGGCGGGGATGTCGTTCCTCCCCGGGCGGCCCGGGTTCATCCCCGCCGTCTACACGCTCTTCGGCGTCATCACGGCGTGGGTGGTGGTGCTGCTGGGGATGAACGAGTTCGCGCCGGAGTACGCGCTGGGGCTGGTGGTCATTGCCGCCATCATCAGCGCCGTCCTTCGCAGCACCCGCGCGCTGGCGGTCTACGGCGCGGCGACCCTGGCGGGCGTGGCACTGGTGGCGGCGCGCATCCCCGAGCCGCGGGTGAGCCCGCAGCTCTTCGGCAGCTACCTGGTGGTCATCCTGGTGCTGTTCTACATCGTCGTCCGCAACCGGCTGCGGGCCGAGCGCGAGATCGCCGCCAGCGAGGAGCGCTACGCCCTGGCCGCGCAGGGGGCGCACGACGGCCTGTGGGACTGGGACCTGCGCCGCGGCGTGCTGTACCTGTCCCCGCGGTGGAAGGAGATCGTGGGGTGCGAGGACGGGGAGATCGGCAGCGACCCGGCGGGGTGGTTCGACCGCATCCATCCCGACGACCGCGCGCGGGTGGACGCCGACCTCTTTCGCCGCGGCCAGGGAGCCGGCGCCCTGTTCGAGAGCGAGCACCGGGTGCGGCACAGCGACGGCGGCTGGCGCTGGGTGCTGGTGCGCGGGGTGTGGGTAACGGACTCGCGCGGCGCCATCGTGCGGATGGCGGGGTCGCAGACGGACATCAGCCAGCGCAAGCACTTCGAGGAGCAGCTGCTGCACGACGCCCTGCACGACTCGCTGACGGGGCTCCCCAACCGCGCGCTCTTCCTGGACCGGCTGGAGCGGGCCATCGCCCACACGCACCGCCACCCGGAGCGCCAGTTCGCCGTCATCTTCCTGGACCTGGACCGCTTCAAGGTGATCAACGACCGCGTGGGCCACCTGGCGGCCGACCAGGTGCTGCAGGCGATCGCCGAGCGGCTGCTGCGCTGCCTGCGCGCGGGCGACAGCGTGGCCCGGCTGGGCGGCGACGAGTTCGCGCTGCTGCTGGAAGACGTCGACAACCCCGCCGTGGTCGCGCAGCGGGTGCAGCACGAGCTGCAGGCGCCCTTCGAGGTGGCCGGCCAGCAGCTGGGGGTGACGGCCAGCTTGGGCATCGCCATCAGCTCCACCGGCTTTTCGCGCCCCGTGGACGTGCTGCGCGACGCCGACGCGGCCATGTACCGCGCCAAGGCGCGCGGCCGCGCGCGGGTGGAGATCGCCGACGCGGAACTGCACGCGCACTCGCTGTCGCAGCTGGAGCTGGAAAGCCAGTTGCGCGAGGCGGTGGAGAACGGGGAGCTGCGGCTGCACTTTCAGCCCATCGTGGTGATGGAGACGCGCGAGCTGGTGGGGTTCGAGGCGCTTCTGCGCTGGCAGCACCCCGGCCGCGGGCTGATCGGGCCCGAGGAGTTCATTCCGCTGGCCGAGCAGACGGGGATGATCATGCCCGTGGGGCGCTGGGCCCTGCGCGACGGGTGCCGGCAGATGCGGGAGTGGCGCGGCGCCTTTCCCGAGGCGCACCGGCTGTGGTTGAGCGTGAACCTGAGCAGCCGGCAGTTCCTGCACCCGCAGCTGGTGCAGGAGATCCACGCCGTGCTGGCGGAGACCGGCTTTCCGCCCGACCGGCTGCGGCTGGAGATCACGGAAAGCGTGATCATGGACGACCCTGCCACCGTCACCCGGGTGCTGCAGCGGCTGCGCGAGTCGGGGATCCGGGTGGCGCTGGACGACTTCGGGACGGGGTACTCGTCGCTGGCCTACCTGCACCGGCTGCCGCTGGACACGCTCAAGATCGACCGCTCATTCGTGCACCAGATGCACACCGACCCCGCCCTGCAGGCGGTGATCCAGACGGTGATCTCGCTCAGCGACTCGCTGCGGCTGGACACCGTGGCCGAGGGGGTGGAGACCGACGAGGACGCCCGCGCGCTGCACCGCATGGGCTGCCGCCTGGGCCAGGGCTTTCTCTTCTCCCGCCCCCTCGCCCCCGCCGACGCCGGCCACATTCTCGCCGCCCTCCCCGCCGTCCTCGCCGCCCCGCAGCCGCCTCGGTGA